CAGTGCCAATTATGACTTGAGCCATAAAGTTCTTGCAAAACAACAACTTTATGCCCAGCGCCGCAGGTGCTGACCATAACAAAAAAGCCGAAAGAGTATGACGTTGCTTTGCACTGTCGTACTCTTTCGGCTTTTTATAGTGATATCCCCACTTTGGTTAATTTCTGTAAAGTTGACCTAGCTTGTAAAATTAGAATAGATGTAAATAAAGCAGAGCATTAAAATGGCATTTTTTGATTCTGAAATTGTTCAACATGAAGCCCGCAATCTCTTTCAAGACTATCAAGCCTTAACTCAGCTTGGTGGTAGTTATGGCAAGTTTGATCGCGAAGGCAAAATTCTCTTTATTGAAAAAATGGAAGAGATGATGGATCGCTATAAAATTTTCATGAAGAGGTTTGAATTGTCCGATGACTTTATGGCGCAGATGACCCTCAAGCAATTGGAAAACCAGTTAGGTAATTTTGGGATTACGCCTCAGCAGATGTTTGATCAGATGAACATCACTCTTGAGAAGATGAAATCTGAACTGGAACTTCATAATTAGCTTTTAGCGCTTAGCTTTTAGCTTTTAGCGCTTAGCTTTTAGCTTTTAGCTTTTAAATTGTGGGCGTGCAATTACTATTACACCGCGCACTGTCATTTTACTGATGGCAAGGGTGGCGATCGCTTCGCGGATAGTTGCGCCAGTGGTGTAAATATCATCAAATAGGATGACCGATCGCGAGTTTGTCTGCTTAGAAACTTGGGCTGAGGGAACTGTAAAGGCTTTAGATAAATTTTGCTCACGCTCTTGGATAGTCTTGGTTTGCATCTGCGCCTTAGTATCCTTGACCCGTTGCAACAGTTGGGGAGCGCATGGCATTGCAGTCAGATCACAAAAACGACGGGCAAGAATTTCAGCTTGGTTAAATCCTCGCGATTTTAATTTGTTGTCATGCAGGGGAATCGGAATCACTGCAAGGTTTTTAAAGTTTTGGGAAAATTTCCTAGCATCTGGAGATCGCTTCCATCTTTCGGCGATCTTTTCGGCGATCAGTTCCATAATTTCAGGATGATTTTCATATTTGCTAGCAGCGATGCCCCGCTTCAATGTGCCGTCATAAATTCCCCAGCTATAAAGTGGAATCTCTGGAGCGATAGGATGATCTTTTTGAAAGAAGTCTGGTGATTGATAAGCAGTAATTTGCCGATCGCAGTCTTTACATAAAATGCGATCGGCGGGACGTTTGCATAATGGACAATTGGCTTGCCAAAGGGAATCTGTAACGACATTTGCTAAGCGATCAATCCTTAAACCTTTGCTAATTGATGTGAACCAGTTCATGATTTTTGGATAATCGCTTAATAGAGAGTTGCGGCGTAAAGCGCCGCAACTCTCTATTGTTTTTTTGACTAAAAAGCTAGGCAGCAACTGCTTGCTTAAGCGGTTGCCAAGTGACTTGGCGATCGCTTGCGGTTTCAATCACGATTTTTACACGCGGATCGCGATCGGGAATCTGGCTGAGGGTCTCTAGCTCTTCCTTGGAGAGATACTTACCTTCGATCAGCCACACAACTAGCCCCTTAGATTTTGCGGGTAAAGCATTGAGGCGAAATTGGATTGCAGGAGGGATGAAATATGTGCGTATTTCAGTTTTGCCAAGGTGAGAAGGACGCACACCATGAACATCCGTCAGATAACTACTTATATCGCCTAAACCACGCGCCGTAATAAAGAGAATTTCATAACCTGCATTCTTCAAGCGCAGTTGGTAGCGACCTTCATAACCACCTTCTGGAGGAACGCGCATTGCTAAAGCACCTGCTTTCTCTAGGTCTTTTACAATTTTATCGGTTGCAATCAAGGGCATGGTGACATCCTAGGCTAAATGCTAAATATACAGCTAACAGTATTTTATACCAAAACACAAAATGACTACACCATTTTGTGTTTTTAAAACCCTTACTGGGTTTGGTTTTTAATCCATACCTATAGCACTCTCACAACGAGCGCTATAGAAAGCAAAAGGATGCGCTTCGCGCATCCTTTTGCTTTTTAAAAATTTGTTCAGTGTAAAACACTGATTAGTCAATGACTTGGACATCAATATCAATCGTGCCAGGTGGGGTAAGCCGCACAAATTTATTTTGCTGTTCTTGCAAGGGCTCGCCGCAGCTAGGGCATTGAAACTGACTGGACTTCGATGCATTAAAAGTTGCAGCACATACAGGACAATCTGCGGTAATGATGCTGCGCTTAATCCACCATTGCAAACCAAAAAAGGCAACTATAGGGACAACTGTAACTAGACCAATCAAGATGAAGAAGGAGTTAACCAACCAGCCTAGCCCGATCGCACTAAATGCCCAAAAAACAAGCATAGTTGTCAGCCAAAAGCGCACACCTGACCAGCGATCGCCTCCACCACCGCCATTGGGAAAATTATTGCCAAATGTGTAGTATTTCATGAGTTTCAGTCCCTGTATTTACCCTTTATTTGCATGTAGCGATCGTAACACTCTTATCTGATCTTGCCCTTCGGTTACTGAGTATGGTTAATACCAATTCACAAAAGTGTGGGTACACTTTTGTGCTTTTACAACCCTAAAATCACAACCTATAGCAATGTAAGTTTTGCTTAGGAAATTAAACCCAAAAGATGAGTGGCGGCGCTTCGCGCCGCCACTCATCTTTTGGGTTTTGATTTTTGTCCGAGCTATCTCTTACATTGCTATAACTAAGCGTGAGTTCGATATAGCCATTTGCGGCGTGCTTTGCACGCTGCAAATGGCGAAAAATGGTAAGAATCGCTTAGCGATTCTTACCATTTTTCGCTTTCGTCGAACTGACGTTAACTAAGAATGGCGGCTCTTAGAGTCGCCATTCTTAGTTGGGTTGTGAAAACTTGCATTGCCATAGGTCTGAACGCTATAGAATTAATTTTGTAAATTCTGGATCTATTTGCGGAATCAACGTGAACCCTGCTAGAACAATTTGTCTTGGCTTCGTCGCTGTAATCATTTTCGGGGCATTTTTATTGATGTTGCCCATATCCTCTAGCAGTGGTACTTGGTCTAATCCCATAACCTCCCTGTTTACATCCACTTCGGCGGTCTGTGTCACAGGTTTATCAGTGGTCGATGTGGGTAAATTTTATTCACTATGGGGACAGATATTCCTAATGCTGTTATTTCAGATTGGTGGCTTGGGCTATATGACAGCTACTTCAATTCTGTTAATCCTAATCGGACGCAAATTTAGTTTGCGCGATAAAATTACCTTACAACAGTCTTTGGATACAAAGGGAATTCGTGGGGCAAGGCAACTTGTTAAGTCAATTATTGCCGTTACCTTCCTCCTAGAACTAACGGGTGCGATCGCCTTAATCCCCATTTTTAATCAGCGCATGAGTTTTCAGGAGAGCGTTTGGCAAGCGCTTTTTCATAGCGTTAGTGCTTTTAACAATGCAGGATTTAGCCTCTTTTCCGATAGCCTCATGGGCTATGTAAACATCCCTAGTGTCAACATTATTATCGGGCTGCTGATTATTTTTGGTGGCATTGGCTATCAAGTAATTTTAGAAGGATATCTATGGTTAAGACCCAAATTTTCACGCGATCGCGAATATATCTCCTTTAGCCTAACTTTTTGTGTAGTTACTACTACTACGATCGCCTTGATGTTGTTTGGAACTTTATTTTTCTGGTTAACGGAGTTTAGTAATAGTGAAACCTTAGGTAAATTGCCATTATTTGATCAGATTATTGGTGCTTGGTTTCAGTCGGTAACTACGCGCACGGCTGGGTTTAATACGATTGATAATGGCAAAATGACAGTCACTGGGCTATTTATCACGATCGCCCTGATGTTTATTGGGGCAAGCCCCGGTGGTACGGGTGGCGGCATTAAAACCACGACGGCAAGAATTTTAGCTAGCTGCACAAGAGCGGCTTTGCAGGGGCGAGACGAGGTAACGATGTACAAGCTCCAAGTTCCTAATGGTCTAATTTTAAAGGCTGTGGGCGTAGCTGTAGGTTCATTATTTACCGTGATCTGTTCAACAGGGTTGCTATCGCTGACCGATCGCAATATTAGCTTTATTAATATCCTGTTTGAATCAACTTCAGCTTTTGCGACAGTGGGCTTATCAACAGGGATTACATCCTCTTTGTCTTGGTCTGGGCAACTGATAATAATTGCAACCATGTATATTGGGAGAGTTGGCGTATTGTTGCTAATGGCGGCGATCTTTACGGATACTCGTCCGAGTCTGATCAAATATCCTCAAGAGTCAATGTTAGTAGGTTGACTTGCAAAAAGCTTAGCTAAGAGCGCGTTTGAGAAGTTTTGCTTTAGCCCACCTAGCCCCCCAAATTCTGGAGGAGACCAGATTAAAGCTCCCCAGAATTTGGGGATTTAGGGGGCGTAAACATTGGCTCTAGCTCAAAAATTTTATATTGACTTCTCAA
This genomic stretch from Pseudanabaena galeata CCNP1313 harbors:
- a CDS encoding DUF1825 family protein is translated as MAFFDSEIVQHEARNLFQDYQALTQLGGSYGKFDREGKILFIEKMEEMMDRYKIFMKRFELSDDFMAQMTLKQLENQLGNFGITPQQMFDQMNITLEKMKSELELHN
- a CDS encoding ComF family protein; amino-acid sequence: MNWFTSISKGLRIDRLANVVTDSLWQANCPLCKRPADRILCKDCDRQITAYQSPDFFQKDHPIAPEIPLYSWGIYDGTLKRGIAASKYENHPEIMELIAEKIAERWKRSPDARKFSQNFKNLAVIPIPLHDNKLKSRGFNQAEILARRFCDLTAMPCAPQLLQRVKDTKAQMQTKTIQEREQNLSKAFTVPSAQVSKQTNSRSVILFDDIYTTGATIREAIATLAISKMTVRGVIVIARPQFKS
- a CDS encoding NAD(P)H-quinone oxidoreductase subunit N, whose product is MPLIATDKIVKDLEKAGALAMRVPPEGGYEGRYQLRLKNAGYEILFITARGLGDISSYLTDVHGVRPSHLGKTEIRTYFIPPAIQFRLNALPAKSKGLVVWLIEGKYLSKEELETLSQIPDRDPRVKIVIETASDRQVTWQPLKQAVAA
- a CDS encoding TrkH family potassium uptake protein; protein product: MNPARTICLGFVAVIIFGAFLLMLPISSSSGTWSNPITSLFTSTSAVCVTGLSVVDVGKFYSLWGQIFLMLLFQIGGLGYMTATSILLILIGRKFSLRDKITLQQSLDTKGIRGARQLVKSIIAVTFLLELTGAIALIPIFNQRMSFQESVWQALFHSVSAFNNAGFSLFSDSLMGYVNIPSVNIIIGLLIIFGGIGYQVILEGYLWLRPKFSRDREYISFSLTFCVVTTTTIALMLFGTLFFWLTEFSNSETLGKLPLFDQIIGAWFQSVTTRTAGFNTIDNGKMTVTGLFITIALMFIGASPGGTGGGIKTTTARILASCTRAALQGRDEVTMYKLQVPNGLILKAVGVAVGSLFTVICSTGLLSLTDRNISFINILFESTSAFATVGLSTGITSSLSWSGQLIIIATMYIGRVGVLLLMAAIFTDTRPSLIKYPQESMLVG